A genomic window from Diorhabda sublineata isolate icDioSubl1.1 chromosome 8, icDioSubl1.1, whole genome shotgun sequence includes:
- the LOC130448181 gene encoding dentin sialophosphoprotein-like, with protein sequence MCYGFKKKRTKLFTKILIMRPVLIVSIICAILLVSVSANNQEISDDNTNETGDPLESLQDGPCEDDLNENQSTIDIQIESFTTEISPEYPANNDTQNITDIRLDTPDKNGGLTDLENNDDVVEDTTNDAATTVNDLNVNYTENDDITEESVNNETYNNNDAIDDSIDVTTETNFKNDADTDSIGNNGLTNEGFVDIVTLVYQRSDNTDATDSGDDIKVTAGDNNEDTTDESETTTVVNARNDIEAKDNVPIDGNRDENVNDDEETTNTDVTNSDDDISATNGDNNEDTADESETTTVDSVDVTIFDARNDIKADDKVSNDNINNNIDNNENIANTDTTDSGDDINVTTSDNNEDTTDESETTTVVNARNDIEAKDNVPIDGNRDENVNDDEETTNTDVTNSDDDISATNGDNNEDTADESETTTVDSVDVTIFDARNDIKADDKVSNDNINNNIDNNENIANTDTTDSGDDINVTTSDNNEDTTDESETTTVVNARNDIEAKDNVPIDGNRDENVNDDEETTNTDVTNSDDDISATNGDNNEDTADESETTTVDSVDVTIFDARNDIKADDKVSNDNINNNIDNNENIANTDTTDSGDDINVTTSDNNEDTTDESETTTVVNARNDIEAKDNVPIDGNRDENVNDDEETTNTDVTNSDDDISATNGDNNEDTADESETTTVDSVDVTIFDARNDIKADDKVSNDNINNNIDNNENIANTDTTDSGDDINVTTSDNNEDTTDESETTTVVNARNDIEAKDNVPIDGNRDENVNDDEETTNTDVTNSDDDISATNGDNNEDTADESETTTVDSVDVTIFDARNDIKADDKVSNDNINNNIDNNENIANTDTTDSGDDINVTTSDNNEDTTDESETTTVVNARNDIEAKDNVPIDGNRDENVNDDEETTNTDVTNSDDDISATNGDNNEDTADESETTTVDSVDVTIFDARNDIKADDKVSNDDINNNIDNNENIANTDTTESGDDINVTTSDNNEDTTDESEATTVDVTISDVRNDIKADDKVSNDDINNNIDNNEYIANTDTTDSGDDINVTSGDDNEDTTDESEATTVDVTISDVRNDIKADDKVSNDDINNNIDNNEYIANIDTTDSGDDINVTSGDDNEDTTDESEATTVDVTISDVRNDIKADDKVSNDDINNNIDNNEYIANIDTTDSGDDINVTSGDDNEDTTDESETTTVGFDAIITIVDAGKDNMNDVDDNSAKGSENSEDTKKTTIGENADGSFSVNSEVNNEDATENNDVFTTVTDSSIIDDETTINSNINDANDDIQTNDDGITENGSNSNTNNANNDEKTDANVDNGVFNGANNDNNNESNNINDATDSANGASSASTTPDGFGDSTTDIGEEILKIKEEMRQKTEELRKRLEEVRKQQEKQKEEERRLKEEEKRQKEEAEKQQREEEKKRKEEERRQKELEKKQKEEERRQKELEKKQKEEEEKKQKELEKKQKQEEEKRQKDLEKKQKEEEKRRQKELEQKQKEEEKKLKEEQRKQKEEENRRKQEEKRIQNEERQKQKLEEQKLKEEERKRKEEEKNDSDESEEDSTESTQNNTEKYEKWMMILQRKIEQKQKYLDSIKEKYGIDVQCDSEICRLNCVLARNHSGYCNKDKLCVCI encoded by the exons ATGTGTTATGGTTTTAAGAAAAAACGAACgaaattatttacgaaaattttaataatgcgACCCGTTCTAATTGTATCGATTATCTGTGCCATATTATTGGTATCAGTTAGTGCCAATAACCAGGAAATCAGTGATGACAATACTAACGAAACAG GCGATCCTTTAGAAAGCCTACAAGACGGACCTTGCGAAGATGATCTAAATGAAAACCAATCAACAATTGATATTCAGATTGAATCATTCACGACAGAAATATCACCAGAATATCCAGCTAATAACGACACTCAAAATATAACTGATATCAGATTGGATACACCCGACAAGAACGGAGGATTAACCGATCTCGAAAATAACGACGACGTAGTTGAAGATACTACAAATGATGCTGCAACTACTGTAAACGATTTAAATGttaattatacagaaaatgatgATATTACTGAAGAATCAGTTAATAACGAAACTTATAACAATAACGATGCAATAGATGATTCTATTGATGTTACTAcagaaactaattttaagaATGATGCCGATACAGATTCAATTGGTAACAATGGATTGACTAATGAAGGATTTGTCGATATTGTAACCTTAGTTTATCAAAGAAGTGATAATACAGACGCAACAGATTCTGGTGACGATATTAAAGTAACTGCTGGTGATAATAATGAAGATACAACTGATGAAAGTGAAACTACTACAGTTGTTAATGCAAGAAACGATATTGAAGCAAAAGATAACGTACCTATTGATGGTAATAGAGATGAAAATGTGAATGACGACGAAGAAACTACCAATACAGATGTAACTAACTCTGATGACGATATTAGTGCAACTAATGGTGATAATAATGAAGATACAGCTGATGAAAGTGAAACTACTACAGTTGATTCTGTTGatgtaacaatttttgatgCAAGAAACGACATTAAAGCAGATGATAAAGTATCTAATGATAATATTAACAACaatatagataataatgaaaatattgctaATACAGATACAACAGATTCTGGTGACGATATTAATGTTACTactagtgataataatgaagatACAACTGATGAAAGTGAAACTACTACAGTTGTTAATGCAAGAAACGATATTGAAGCAAAAGATAATGTACCTATTGATGGTAATAGAGATGAAAATGTGAATGACGACGAAGAAACTACCAATACAGATGTAACTAACTCTGATGACGATATTAGTGCAACTAATGGTGATAATAATGAAGATACAGCTGATGAAAGTGAAACTACTACAGTTGATTCTGTTGatgtaacaatttttgatgCAAGAAACGACATTAAAGCAGATGATAAAGTATCTAATGATAATATTAACAACaatatagataataatgaaaatattgctaATACAGATACAACAGATTCTGGTGACGATATTAATGTTACTactagtgataataatgaagatACAACTGATGAAAGTGAAACTACTACAGTTGTTAATGCAAGAAACGATATTGAAGCAAAAGATAACGTACCTATTGATGGTAATAGAGATGAAAATGTGAATGACGACGAAGAAACTACCAATACAGATGTAACTAACTCTGATGACGATATTAGTGCAACTAATGGTGATAATAATGAAGATACAGCTGATGAAAGTGAAACTACTACAGTTGATTCTGTTGatgtaacaatttttgatgCAAGAAACGACATTAAAGCAGATGATAAAGTATCTAATGATAATATTAACAACaatatagataataatgaaaatattgctaATACAGATACAACAGATTCTGGTGACGATATTAATGTTACTactagtgataataatgaagatACAACTGATGAAAGTGAAACTACTACAGTTGTTAATGCAAGAAACGATATTGAAGCAAAAGATAACGTACCTATTGATGGTAATAGAGATGAAAATGTGAATGACGACGAAGAAACTACCAATACAGATGTAACTAACTCTGATGACGATATTAGTGCAACTAATGGTGATAATAATGAAGATACAGCTGATGAAAGTGAAACTACTACAGTTGATTCTGTTGatgtaacaatttttgatgCAAGAAACGACATTAAAGCAGATGATAAAGTATCTAATGATAATATTAACAACaatatagataataatgaaaatattgctaATACAGATACAACAGATTCTGGTGACGATATTAATGTTACTactagtgataataatgaagatACAACTGATGAAAGTGAAACTACTACAGTTGTTAATGCAAGAAACGATATTGAAGCAAAAGATAACGTACCTATTGATGGTAATAGAGATGAAAATGTGAATGACGACGAAGAAACTACCAATACAGATGTAACTAACTCTGATGACGATATTAGTGCAACTAATGGTGATAATAATGAAGATACAGCTGATGAAAGTGAAACTACTACAGTTGATTCTGTTGatgtaacaatttttgatgCAAGAAACGACATTAAAGCAGATGATAAAGTATCTAATGATAATATTAACAACaatatagataataatgaaaatattgctaATACAGATACAACAGATTCTGGTGACGATATTAATGTTACTactagtgataataatgaagatACAACTGATGAAAGTGAAACTACTACAGTTGTTAATGCAAGAAACGATATTGAAGCAAAAGATAACGTACCTATTGATGGTAATAGAGATGAAAATGTGAATGACGACGAAGAAACTACCAATACAGATGTAACTAACTCTGATGACGATATTAGTGCAACTAATGGTGATAATAATGAAGATACAGCTGATGAAAGTGAAACTACTACAGTTGATTCTGTTGatgtaacaatttttgatgCAAGAAACGACATTAAAGCAGATGATAAAGTATCTAATGATGATATTAACAACaatatagataataatgaaaatattgctaATACAGATACAACAGAATCCGGTGACGATATTAATGTTACTactagtgataataatgaagatACAACTGATGAAAGTGAAGCTACTACAGTTGATGTAACAATTTCTGATGTGAGAAACGATATTAAAGCAGATGATAAAGTATCTAATGATGATATTAACAACaatatagataataatgaatatattgcTAATACAGATACAACAGATTCCGGTGACGATATTAATGTTACTAGTGGTGATGATAATGAAGATACAACTGATGAAAGTGAAGCTACTACAGTTGATGTAACAATTTCTGATGTGAGAAACGATATTAAAGCAGATGATAAAGTATCTAATGATGATATTAACAACaatatagataataatgaatatattgcTAATATAGATACAACAGATTCCGGTGACGATATTAATGTTACTAGTGGTGATGATAATGAAGATACAACTGATGAAAGTGAAGCTACTACAGTTGATGTTACAATTTCTGATGTAAGAAACGATATTAAAGCAGATGATAAAGTATCTAATGATGATATTAACAACaatatagataataatgaatatattgcTAATATAGATACAACAGATTCCGGTGACGATATTAATGTTACTAGTGGTGATGATAATGAAGATACAACTGATGAAAGTGAAACTACTACAGTTGGTTTTGATGCTATTATCACAATTGTAGATGCAGGAAAAGATAATATGAATGATGTAGATGACAATTCTGCCAAGGGATCTGAAAATAGCGAAGATACTAAGAAAACTACAATTGGAGAAAACGCTGATGGTAGTTTCAGTGTCAATTCTGAAGTTAATAATGAAGACGCCACTGAAAATAACGATGTTTTTACCACAGTAACCGATTCAAGTATAATTGATGACGAAACtacaattaattcaaatataaatgatGCAAATGATGATATACAAACTAATGATGACGGAATAACTGAGAATGGCAGtaattcaaatacaaataatgccaataatgatgaaaaaaccGATGCTAATGTTGACAATGGTGTTTTTAATGGAGctaataatgataataacaacGAAAGCAACAATATTAACGATGCTACTGATAGTGCTAATGGTGCATCTAGCGCATCCACTACTCCCGATGGTTTTGGAGATTCAACGACAGATATTGGAgaagaaatactaaaaattaaGGAGGAAATGAGACAGAAAACAGAGGAGTTAAGAAAACGATTAGAAGAAGTAAGGAAGCAACAAGAAaagcaaaaagaagaagaaaggagACTAAAGGAAGAAGAGAAGAGACAGAAAGAAGAAGCAGAAAAACAACAAagagaagaagagaaaaagCGTAAGGAAGAGGAAAGAAGACAGAAAGAACTCGAGAAGaagcaaaaagaagaagagagaaGACAGAAGGAGCtcgaaaagaaacaaaaagaagaagaggagaaaaaaCAGAAGGAGCTCGAGAAGAAGcaaaaacaagaagaagaaaaaagacaGAAGGATCTCGAAAAGAAgcagaaagaagaagaaaaaagaagacaAAAGGAGCTCGAGCAGaagcaaaaagaagaagaaaagaaattgaaagaagAACAAAGGAAACAGAAAGAAGAAGAGAACAGGAGAAAGCAGGAAGAGAAAAGAATACAGAACGAGGAAAGACAGAAACAGAAACTAGAAGAACAAAAACTAAAAGAGGAAGAACGGAAAaggaaagaagaagagaagaatGATTCTGATGAAAGTGAAGAGGATAGTACAGAAAGCACACAAAACAATacagaaaaatatgagaaatggaTGATGATACTCCAGAGAAAAATCGagcagaaacaaaaatatttag
- the LOC130448184 gene encoding translation elongation factor 2 yields the protein MVNFTVDEIRAMMDKKRNIRNMSVIAHVDHGKSTLTDSLVSKAGIIAGAKAGETRFTDTRKDEQERCITIKSTAISMFFELEDKDLVFITNPDQREKEEKGFLINLIDSPGHVDFSSEVTAALRVTDGALVVVDCVSGVCVQTETVLRQAIAERIKPILFMNKMDRALLELQLDSEELYQTFQRIVENVNVIIATYNDDSGPMGEVRVDPSKGSVGFGSGLHGWAFTLKQFSEMYAEKFKIDVVKLMNRLWGENFFNAKTKKWAKQKDDDNKRSFCMYILDPIYKIFDSIMNYKKEEYEALLPKLGITIKHEDKDKDGKQLLKVVMRTWLPAGEALLQMIAIHLPSPVVAQKYRMEMLYEGPQDDEAAIGIKSCDPNAPLMMYISKMVPTSDKGRFYAFGRVFSGKVATGMKARIMGPNYTPGKKEDLYEKAIQRTILMMGRYVEAIEDVPSGNICGLVGVDQFLVKTGTITTFKDAHNLKVMKFSVSPVVRVAVEPKNPADLPKLVEGLKRLTKSDPMVQCIIEESGEHIIAGAGELHLEICLKDLEEDHACIPIKKSDPVVSYRETVSEESDQMCLSKSANKHNRLFMKACPMPDGLAEDIDEGQVNPRDDFKVRARYLGEKYDYDVTEARKIWCFGPDGTGPNILVDCTKGVQYLNEIKDSVVAGFQWATKEGVLSEENLRGVRFNIYDVTLHADAIHRGGGQIIPTTRRCLYACLLTASPRLMEPIYKCEIMCPEIAVGGIYGVLNRRRGHVFEESQIAGTPMFLVKAYLPVNESFGFTADLRSNTGGQAFPQSVFDHWQILPGDPFEPNSRPYGIVQETRKRKGLKEGLPDLAQYLDKL from the exons ATG GTGAACTTTACGGTAGACGAAATCAGAGCCATGAtggacaaaaaaagaaatattcgtAATATGTCCGTTATAGCCCATGTGGACCATGGTAAATCGACTTTGACTGATTCCTTAGTATCCAAAGCTGGTATAATTGCTGGTGCCAAAGCCGGAGAAACACGTTTCACCGATACTAGAAAAGATGAACAAGAACGTTGTATTACAATCAAGTCAAC TGCCATTTCTATGTTCTTTGAACTGGAAGACAAGGATCTTGTCTTCATCACCAACCCAGATCAACGTGAAAAAGAAGAGAAAGGTTTTTTGATCAACTTGATTGATTCTCCTGGGCACGTAGACTTTTCATCAGAAGTAACTGCTGCTCTTCGTGTTACTGATGGTGCTCTTGTAGTAGTGGATTGTGTATCCG GTGTATGTGTCCAAACGGAAACTGTATTACGTCAAGCTATTGCTGAACGAATCAAGCCAATTTTATTCATGAACAAGATGGACCGTGCTCTATTGGAGTTGCAATTGGATTCTGAAGAATTATATCAAACCTTCCAACGTATTGTAGAAAATGTTAACGTTATCATTGCCACTTACAATGATGACAGTGGTCCAATGGGTGAAGTTAGA gtTGATCCCAGCAAAGGTTCAGTAGGTTTTGGTTCAGGTCTTCACGGATGGGCCTTTACTCTCAAACAATTCTCTGAAATGTATGCAGAAAAATTCAAGATTGATGTTGTTAAACTAATGAACCGATTGTGGGGAGAAAACTTCTTCAATGCCAAAACCAAGAAATGGGCCAAACAAAAGGATGATGACAACAAACGTTCCTTCTGTATGTACATCTTGGATCCCATTTACAAGATCTTTGATTCAATTATGAATTACAAGAAAGAAGAATACGAAGCGCTCCTTCCTAAATTAGGTATTACCATCAAACACGAAGACAAAGACAAAGATGGTAAACAGTTATTGAAAGTAGTAATGAGAACTTGGTTGCCTGCTGGTGAAGCTTTACTTCAGATGATTGCCATCCATTTGCCATCTCCTGTAGTAGCTCAAAAATACAGAATGGAAATGTTGTATGAAGGACCTCAAGATGACGAAGCTGCGATCGGTATCAAAAGCTGCGACCCCAATGCACCGTTAATGATGTACATCTCTAAAATGGTACCGACTTCAGATAAAGGTCGATTCTATGCTTTCGGTCGTGTATTTTCCGGTAAAGTTGCTACCGGTATGAAAGCCCGTATCATGGGACCCAACTACACCCCTGGTAAAAAGGaagatttatatgaaaaagCTATCCAACGTACTATCCTGATGATGGGTCGTTATGTTGAAGCCATTGAAGACGTACCATCTGGTAACATCTGTGGTTTAGTTGGTGTTGATCAATTTTTGGTCAAAACCGGTACTATCACCACTTTCAAAGATGCCCACAATTTGAAGGTCATGAAGTTCAGTGTGTCCCCTGTAGTACGTGTTGCTGTAGAACCCAAAAATCCCGCTGATCTACCTAAACTTGTTGAAG GATTAAAACGGCTCACCAAATCTGATCCTATGGTACAATGTATTATTGAAGAATCTGGTGAACACATCATTGCCGGAGCTGGTGAATTGCATCTTGAAATTTGTCTTAAAGATTTAGAAGAAGATCACGCTTGCATTCCCATCAAAAAATCTGATCCAGTTGTATCTTACCGTGAAACAGTCAGTGAAGAATCTGATCAAATGTGTTTATCAAAATCGGCCAACAAACACAACAG attGTTCATGAAAGCTTGCCCAATGCCTGATGGTCTAGCTGAAGACATTGATGAAGGACAAGTTAATCCACGTGACGATTTCAAAGTTCGTGCACGTTATCTTGGAGAAAAGTACGATTATGATGTAACTGAAGCCCGTAAAATCTGGTGTTTTGGTCCTGACGGAACTGGACCTAATATTCTTGTCGATTGTACTAAG GGAGTGCAATATCTCAACGAAATCAAGGACTCTGTAGTGGCCGGTTTCCAATGGGCCACCAAGGAAGGTGTATTATCAGAAGAAAACTTGAGAGGAGTCAGATTCAATATTTATGATGTAACATTACATGCTGACGCTATTCATCGTGGTGGTGGTCAAATCATTCCAACAACTCGTAGGTGTTTATACGCTTGTTTATTGACAGCTTCGCCCAGACTCATGGAACCTATCTACAAATGTGAAATTATG TGTCCTGAAATTGCTGTTGGTGGTATCTATGGTGTTTTAAATAGAAGACGTGGTCACGTTTTTGAGGAATCCCAGATAGCTGGTACACCTATGTTCTTAGTAAAAGCCTATTTACCAGTAAATGAATCGTTCGGTTTCACCGCCGATTTGAGATCAAACACAGGAGGGCAGGCATTCCCACAATCAGTCTTTGACCATTGGCAAATCTTGCCAGGGGATCCATTCGAACCTAACAGCAGACCATACGGTATTGTCCAG gaaacGCGTAAGAGGAAGGGTCTCAAAGAAGGACTACCAGACCTGGCACAGTATCTGGATAAATTATAA